TTGAGGCTGAGCAGGCCGTCCAGCCGCGCGCGCTTGAGCATCGGGGCGACGGCGCCATCCTCACGGCAGAGCAGCTGCATGTTGCCGCCGCGGGCGCGGCGGTGGGTCGCCAGCAGCACCAGCACGCCGACCGCGGGCGAGTTGAAGGATTCGACCTTGCGCAGGTCGAGCTCGATGGTGCCCACTCCGTTGAGGGCCAGGCTCTGCAGCGCGGCCTCGAACATCTGGAAGGTGTGCACGTCGACGTTGCCGACGACGCGGAGGAACTCGCGCTGCCCGTCGCTCTGAAAATGCCATTCAAGTGAACTCATCGTGTTGCTCCGGAGCGATGGTAGAGCCACCACTCGATCATCATCAAGGCCAGCACGGCCGCCACTACCAGCGGCCAGACGGCTAATGTAGACCATCCCGCCGACTTTGGCTGAAGTTCGCCGCCGGGCAGGGCCAACTGCCTTGCGGCGGCCACGTCGCACTCCGCCGCGTCGGTCAGGTTCACCGCGACGGCGCGGGATTTCTGCTTGCCCGCCGGATCGATGTACTCGACGCGGTAGACACCGGCCAGGCGCAGCGGCCCGTAGGCGACCTCGCCCTCAAGCGGGTTTTGCGCGACCCGCGCTCCCGAGGGCAGCATGACGACCACCTTGGTCGACCCCTTGGGAATCCGGGTTCGCAGCATGGCCCCGGGCTCAAGCGACTCGCTGGCCACGGCGCTGCCCAGCGCGCCGAGGAACTCGACCGCCTGCGCCGTGAAGTTGACGAAGCTGCGCTGGAAGGGCCAGTTGGAATCCATCGGCGCAAAGGCGGCGTAGATCACCGTCGCGTTGGCGCTCCGGCCCGAAACGATCAGCGGGCCCTTCGATCCTTCGAGCAGCGCCGTCCATTCCGAGCTCGGCGCAATCGCCGCCGCTTTGTCGACCACCAGATCGGCGAACTGACTCTGGGCCATCGCCTTGTGGTCGCTCTTCCAGGCCCGCGCGGCCTGGCGCGGCTGCTCGCCATAGGCGTTGAGCCCCGCGATCGGCGGAGGCTTTCCAAAGATCAGCCAGCGGCCCGCGGTCAGCGCGGGGAGGTCGCAGCCCACCGTGACAATCACATCGAAGGATTCCGTCCACTCCGGCTCGGCAACCATGCGCTTCGCCAGCGCCTCGCCGGACATCTGCTGCAGCGCGACGGAGGGCAGGCTGTCCAGCAGCGACTCCAGAGCCGGATCGCTGCCCGCCAGCAGGAGCTTCAGCGTCTGCTGCTCCTGGATCGCGATCGAAGCGTGGTCGTCCGTTTCAAAGGCGTCGCCGGGCTGGAGCGAGACGCCCAGCACACCCGCGCTGGGCAGGGTGAAGGGCGAGAAGGCCATTTTCTGCTCGCCGGGCATGCGCGAGGCCCCCTTGCCCGTTGCCGCCGGAATCGCGACGGGCTCGGGGCTGCTGGCGATCAGCGTGCCGTTGCTGCGCACCTGCACGGAGCGCTGGGCCGGTGCATCGGAGTCATTGCGCAGCGCCGCGAAGGCATAGACCTGGGCCGCGTCCTCGCCGCGCCGCTCGGCACCCACGGCGGAGAGCCCCTGGTTGACGGTGTCGCTGCTGCCGCATCGGATCCAGGTGAACTCCTCGCCCTTGCGCAGCGCGAGTTGAGCCAGATCCGGAATGTTGCCGTCGCTCACGATCTCGACGGCGGGCACGGCGGAGAGGGCCTGGTCCTGCTCCGAGGCTTGCTCGGAGGCAAAGGCCCGCGCCAGCGCGATGGCCGGCGCGATCCGCGTGACTTGATCCGTCGGTTCGATCGCCTCGATCGCCTCGCGGATCCGGGCGGCGCTGGTGGAAAATGGAATGCGGACCGAGGCGTCCTCGGCGAATGAGATCACCATCACCTCGGGCGGACTCGAGGCGAAGAGTCCGCCCCCCTGCCAGGAATCGACTTGGGCGGCAGCGAGCTGCTTGGCTTGCTCCAGGCGGGTGCGTCCGTCCGAGGCGTCGCGGGTCTGCATGCTTGCCGACTGGTCGATCAGCATGACCACGCGGCCGGAGGGTTTGGCCCATCCCTTGAGCATGGGTTGCATCAGCGCCGCCGCAAGCAGCAGCAGGATCAGGCATTGCAGCAGGAAGAGCGGCGAGAGGCGCAGGCGCTGGAAGAGCGTGTTGGCC
This portion of the Planctomycetota bacterium genome encodes:
- a CDS encoding STAS domain-containing protein, whose product is MSSLEWHFQSDGQREFLRVVGNVDVHTFQMFEAALQSLALNGVGTIELDLRKVESFNSPAVGVLVLLATHRRARGGNMQLLCREDGAVAPMLKRARLDGLLSLKYDPTA
- a CDS encoding VWA domain-containing protein, with the translated sequence MTLLTPMIGAIAALIVVPALLALYMLKLRRTRREISSTLLWKSQTEDLRANTLFQRLRLSPLFLLQCLILLLLAAALMQPMLKGWAKPSGRVVMLIDQSASMQTRDASDGRTRLEQAKQLAAAQVDSWQGGGLFASSPPEVMVISFAEDASVRIPFSTSAARIREAIEAIEPTDQVTRIAPAIALARAFASEQASEQDQALSAVPAVEIVSDGNIPDLAQLALRKGEEFTWIRCGSSDTVNQGLSAVGAERRGEDAAQVYAFAALRNDSDAPAQRSVQVRSNGTLIASSPEPVAIPAATGKGASRMPGEQKMAFSPFTLPSAGVLGVSLQPGDAFETDDHASIAIQEQQTLKLLLAGSDPALESLLDSLPSVALQQMSGEALAKRMVAEPEWTESFDVIVTVGCDLPALTAGRWLIFGKPPPIAGLNAYGEQPRQAARAWKSDHKAMAQSQFADLVVDKAAAIAPSSEWTALLEGSKGPLIVSGRSANATVIYAAFAPMDSNWPFQRSFVNFTAQAVEFLGALGSAVASESLEPGAMLRTRIPKGSTKVVVMLPSGARVAQNPLEGEVAYGPLRLAGVYRVEYIDPAGKQKSRAVAVNLTDAAECDVAAARQLALPGGELQPKSAGWSTLAVWPLVVAAVLALMMIEWWLYHRSGATR